A single region of the Drosophila takahashii strain IR98-3 E-12201 chromosome 2R, DtakHiC1v2, whole genome shotgun sequence genome encodes:
- the CAP gene encoding uncharacterized protein CAP isoform X6 has protein sequence MPNNRNRNRNRNRNKRNRNQSQNQNQNPNQSNQQQAEGAEEQREEQEQQEDQERQDSQIAVATSSSSVDDNGNSGSVSNGPTENSKKVTSTLEKSEEEKKEELSEKPATVIRKEEDSDAEMGAKNSKHRKEKSDKQAATNGKAEEQVRPPPTIIRRPPGSPRQAKVIVHRIVREEDKANGEDKSQQQHKVVESKEVVSTEIKESKNLEQLLPETSQLIENVQQQQVENLQVHESNEAQKPDEVDYSKEPAQPEPKEPEQYVLQLQKAMEFVENAHQQHIAAVESHKKDVELSPQEQEKLEAQEEARQQHVAVAPEQQQEKDQQQHVETAPKSVKKIEKKDDVQVKVSPPQQLPPKQTPSKVIIHQIHLEAQDEPTIEEISSTSGGSLAGTLSPPPRYLVESPKNVSSNAQFSRFSRDVQIQELELNSDCSSGEFNSTLPSPLVCEADSESEGSIGVLGAERSPSDPQVPSSSRVEMQQQQEQLRQKRAQKRNALESHFLPQLLNPRYLDSILEENGEATSFRNSSGSAAGNQAEIRTPKLNETFPRSQLDFSRRHKRREEAPSPLKLETKLLEESSDLESCTRLQSALSPQSEDAELVYLSSSASSSVSDLMELELEQAAALAERALVDLDTDASRLILRPDDEMSSTSTTTADRSVTEAETETEMELETGRESEVDESRESTPVNNANSSLSSLLSAATPTPTPTPTPTAADGEQLAKDTKVSGESAVSFGAASPLAATREEFVRNMDKVRELIEMTRREEEQRGGEVPPCSPSPPPVPPPPASSDLPLYSPTTSSSPPFHLTTLQLKRQESNDSHCSDSTTHSQCTAINLASPPLAPQPPTPPLRQKPAPPPAPLVPPTPPQSEPELSVADSDPDTDAIKNLRLLCTEQLASMPYGEQVLEELASVAQNIADQNENKMPYPLPQLPHIKELQLNASEAKSSSFSSSSAWLGLPTQSDPQLLVCLSPGQRELLDAQTQPDDLLDAHQKFVERRGYHELSKAQVREQDHQQQQLEQQSEMLKTAAKMRELRKSLSPEAPPLPPPPVPLKSAETAAKATAHENAKRDDASEQKQKIAASESSSLENKPRRAADLLEQQSAEQRQSSSTTKHTTTTKSTETMSKFPTLDGMESELARMFPQHKGDIFEEQRKRFSNIEFPTSGHPAQTSTQTKRYSNIETSSYESKKRLENGQVIYDVSSSSHEKKEQEEPPVPPIPPPPIMSAPKLNGSTFIDGDVAPKNSQPPKESGGNGTYEEFRQRAKAAADAFGDQRDGDRLDQDRVFKDFDRLSQQMHAELQTTRERREKSASLYDLSGFTRSSATAKEELQQRRHAHMQELEKEIERSARSRQERMSSVPRQMEATPPQTHEIPIELEPRSRRAESMCNLNEPPPRPHTTVGHYTGHQDDWSRYANDLGYSENIARPFAREVEICYQRQNQNQNPNPNQRMPIRAPRLSASTNDLSSSSQYSYDTFNAYGGRRTHAPMLNQAQQQQRPHYGSCYSMIERDPNPRYISTTSRRGVSPAPTPTSPQAAPQVPPPAYDRQQRRSSLPRELHEQQLKYILSKEEELKFEVERLQQERRRLMEEMQRAPVLPAPQRRESYRPAAKLPTLSEDEVFRQQMAEEWMNKVAEREERRQHKIIRISKIEDEQDHSTVDRATISDEFLDRVKERRHKLAMPADSDWESGAESQPQPAVQSQPESDVEAPPIRILEGQAEANLRQLPRHLREFAKFSTSEQLPNGGQMERHEEQERREEATDNSHSSATKKTSIVKTYKVSRLPPSVQDRATATEEANSTAGMGVRLRPRPPKQTRFLLNAQQLQQQRQRRSWSESDLLKEIDSELQLAKGFLYANVYKVKHEYMSEPETGSDRPRKMAQLGRRQYDGIGPVTNDGMPIILRSEVQEPHQHEWYKRLYQTIHKQKNGDEFVIRYKCPRARPSYKSNGYVSEPEPNYDSDYSTVRYRTQNPHRVQSVSSAVNVRNLNQDEKLYGTMPNPIKSAQNSYKNQPGRIENYTTGHSSVSEKEKKENLEQSKLSPLYTEGNLSRALAKESGYTSDSNLVFRKKEVPVSSPLSPVEQKQAYKSLQAGGEPPLLGFRKPAPEKPRDLDPNAPPIPPQPPVKGHTLYDFPYNTDTVDGSDVNIHFKTPIRHEQRQNVPEEELAIRQAEHMQKLYHEERRRKYLQELQDMNSRRHTDNFTPSQKSPIALNRYDDFPTDVTLKSLVGPKTVARALFNFQGQSSKELSFRKGDTIYIRRQIDANWYEGEHNAMIGLLPASYVEIVSRDGARTPSKRPSEGQARAKYNFQAQSGIELSLNKGELVTLTRRVDGNWFEGKIANRKGIFPCSYVEVLTDIGAEDIAARTTTVITTQSTTNLRPNLDVLRTNINNEFNTLTQNGAQPPNGILKETRTLHKTDALHVDTSSEPLAYRALYKYRPQNSDELELLEGDVVHVLEKCDDGWFVGTSQRTGCFGTFPGNYVERA, from the exons ATGCCCAATAACCGCAATCGTaatcgcaatcgcaatcgcaaCAAACGCAATCGAAACCAAagccaaaatcaaaatcaaaacccAAACCAAAGCAATCAGCAGCAGGCAGAGGGGGCGGAGGAGCAgcgggaggagcaggagcagcaggaggatcAGGAACGTCAAGACTCACAGATCGCAGTAGCAACCTCTTCTTCCTCCGTAGATGATAATGGAAATTCTGGCAGCGTTTCAAATGGGCCAACGGAAAACAGCAAAAAGGTGACGAGCACTCTTGAGAAAAGCgaagaggaaaaaaaagaagaactaTCCGAGAAACCAGCAACAGTCATCCGAAAAGAAGAAGATTCGGACGCAGAAATGGGTGCCAAAAACTCAAAACACCGCAAGGAAAAGTCCGATAAGCAGGCGGCGACTAATGGAAAAGCCGAAGAGCAGGTgcgcccaccacccactatTATAAGAAGGCCGCCGGGCAGTCCGCGTCAAGCCAAGGTCATAGTTCATCGGATAGTGAGGGAGGAGGACAAGGCAAACGGTGAAGATAaatcgcagcagcaacacaaggTTGTGGAATCCAAGGAGGTTGTATCTACGGAGATTAAGGAATCAAAGAATCTGGAACAGCTACTTCCTGAAACTAGTCAGCTTATAGAAAAcgtacagcagcaacaggttgAAAATCTACAAGTTCATGAAAGTAACGAAGCTCAAAAGCCAGATGAAGTGGATTATTCAAAGGAACCAGCACAGCCTGAGCCAAAAGAACCAGAGCAATATGTGTTGCAACTTCAAAAAGCCATGGAATTTGTGGAGAATGCACACCAGCAACATATTGCTGCGGTAGAAAGTCATAAAAAAGACGTGGAACTAAGTCCACAGGAGCAAGAGAAACTCGAAGCACAAGAAGAagcacggcagcaacatgttgccgtTGCCCCAGAGCAGCAACAGGAGAAGGACCAACAGCAACATGTTGAAACTGCCCCAAAGTCAGTGAAGAAAATCGAGAAAAAAGACGACGTCCAAGTGAAAGTTTCTCCTCCCCAGCAATTGCCTCCCAAACAGACCCCCTCCAAGGTGATTATACACCAGATACACCTGGAAGCCCAAGATGAACCCACCATCGAGGAGATCAGCAGTACTTCCGGTGGCTCTCTGGCCGGAACCCTGTCTCCACCACCCCGCTATTTGGTGGAGTCCCCGAAAAACGTGTCAAGCAACGCTCAATTTTCCCGCTTCTCCCGCGATGTTCAAATCCAGGAACTGGAACTGAACAGCGACTGCAGCTCTGGGGAATTCAACTCCACCCTGCCGTCGCCTCTCGTCTGCGAAGCGGACTCGGAATCAGAGGGATCAATTGGCGTCCTGGGAGCTGAGCGATCTCCGTCGGATCCACAGGTGCCGTCCAGCAGTCGAGTGgaaatgcagcagcagcaggagcaactgCGCCAGAAGCGCGCACAGAAACGGAACGCTCTGGAGTCGCACTTCCTGCCGCAGTTGCTCAATCCCCGCTATCTGGACAGCATCCTGGAGGAGAACGGCGAGGCAACCAGCTTCCGCAACTCCTCTGGTTCCGCTGCAGGCAATCAGGCGGAGATCCGCACGCCCAAGCTAAACGAGACCTTCCCGAGGAGTCAGTTGGACTTTAGTCGCCGGCACAAACGCAGGGAGGAGGCACCGTCGCCGCTGAAACTGGAAACGAAGCTGTTGGAGGAATCATCCGACTTGGAGAGCTGTACCCGTCTCCAGAGCGCCCTGTCGCCCCAATCAGAGGATGCTGAGCTGGTTTACCTGAGTTCCTCCGCCTCGAGTAGTGTGTCCGACCTCATGGAACTGGAACTCGAGCAGGCGGCCGCCTTGGCGGAACGGGCCCTGGTGGATTTGGATACGGATGCCAGCCGTCTGATCCTCCGGCCGGACGATGAGATGAGCAGCACGAGCACCACCACGGCGGACAGGAGTGTGAcggaagcggaaacggaaacggaaatggaacTAGAGACGGGCAGAGAGTCCGAGGTCGATGAGAGTCGCGAGAGCACACCTGTTAACAATGCCAATTCCTCGCTGTCTTCGCTGCTGAGCGCCGCAACGCCGACGCCGACGCCAACGCCAACGCCCACGGCAGCCGATGGCGAGCAATTAGCAAAAGATACAAAAGTATCTGGCGAATCGGCGGTCAGTTTCGGGGCAGCATCGCCGCTAGCGGCCACGCGCGAGGAGTTCGTTCGCAACATGGACAAAGTGCGCGAGTTGATCGAGATGACGCGGCGCGAAGAGGAGCAAAGAGGAGGTGAAGTGCCGCCGTGTTCGCCGTCGCCGCCGCCCGTTCCCCCACCCCCGGCCTCCAGCGACCTACCGCTTTACAGTCCCACCACCTCGTCCTCCCCCCCGTTCCACCTCACCACCCTGCAGCTGAAGCGGCAGGAGTCGAACGACTCCCACTGCTCCGACAGCACCACCCACAGCCAATGCACGGCCATCAACCTGGCCAGTCCCCCACTGGCGCCCCAGCCACCCACACCGCCACTCAGACAAAAGCccgcaccaccaccagcaccactAGTACCACCCACTCCACCCCAATCAGAGCCAGAGCTTTCAGTTGCAGATTCGGATCCCGATACGGATGCCATCAAGAACCTGCGCCTGCTGTGCACCGAGCAGTTGGCCTCCATGCCCTATGGCGAACAGGTGCTCGAGGAGCTAGCCAGCGTGGCCCAGAACATAGCGGATCAGAACGAGAATAAGATGCCCTATCCCCTGCCCCAGTTGCCGCACATCAAGGAGCTGCAGTTGAACGCCAGCGAGGCCaagtcctcctccttctcctcctcctccgcctggcTGGGCCTGCCCACCCAGTCCGATCCCCAGCTGCTGGTGTGCCTCTCGCCAGGTCAGAGGGAGCTGCTGGACGCCCAGACCCAGCCGGACGACCTCCTGGACGCCCACCAGAAGTTCGTGGAGCGTCGGGGCTACCATGAGTTGTCCAAGGCGCAGGTGCGCGAGCAGgatcaccagcagcagcaactggagCAGCAGAGCGAGATGCTCAAGACGGCGGCCAAGATGCGCGAATTGCGCAAGAGCCTCTCGCCAGAGGCTCCCCCCCTGCCCCCGCCGCCTGTGCCGCTGAAGAGCGCCGAAACGGCGGCCAAGGCGACTGCTCATGAAAACGCCAAGAGAGATGACGCAAGCGAACAAAAGCAGAAGATCGCGGCCAGCGAATCGTCATCGCTTGAAAATAAACCAAGGCGAGCAGCTGATCTCCTCGAGCAGCAGTCGGCAGAGCAACGCcagagcagcagcaccaccaagcacaccaccaccaccaagaGCACAGAGACCATGTCCAAGTTTCCCACGCTGGACGGCATGGAGAGCGAGCTGGCCAGGATGTTCCCGCAGCACAAGGGCGACATTTTCGAAGAGCAGCGCAAGCGGTTCTCCAACATTGAGTTCCCCACATCCGGCCATCCTGCCCAGACTTCCACTCAAACGAAGCGTTACTCCAACATCGAGACGAGTAGCTACGAGTCCAAGAAGCGACTGGAGAACGGTCAGGTGATCTACGACGTCAGCAGCTCCAGTCACGAGAAGAAGGAGCAGGAAGAGCCTCCCGTGCCGCCCATCCCCCCACCGCCAATTATGTCAGCACCGAAATTAAACGGCAGCACTTTCATTGATGGAGACGTGGCGCCCAAAAATAGCCAGCCACCGAAAGAGAGCGGCGGCAACGGTACGTATGAGGAATTTCGGCAGCGTGCCAAGGCCGCTGCGGATGCTTTTGGAGATCAGAGGGATGGGGACCGGCTGGACCAAGACCGCGTGTTCAAGGACTTTGACAGGCTGTCCCAGCAAATGCACGCCGAGCTGCAGACGACCCGTGAGCGACGGGAGAAGTCTGCCTCGCTGTACGATCTCAGTGGCTTCACCCGATCATCTGCGACGGCGAaggaggagctgcagcagcggcggcatgCTCACATGCAGGAGCTGGAGAAGGAGATCGAACGGTCGGCAAGGTCGCGACAGGAGCGCATGTCCTCGGTGCCGCGACAAATGGAGGCCACTCCGCCGCAAACCCACGAGATTCCCATCGAGCTGGAGCCGCGTTCCCGACGTGCCGAGTCCATGTGCAATCTCAACGAACCCCCACCACGTCCGCACACCACAGTGGGTCACTACACTGGCCACCAGGACGACTGGTCGCGGTATGCCAACGATTTGGGTTACTCGGAGAACATAGCTCGACCCTTTGCCAGGGAGGTGGAGATCTGCTATCAGCGACAGAACCAGAATCAGAATCCTAATCCGAATCAGAGGATGCCAATCAGGGCTCCACGGCTTTCAGCCAGCACCAATGACCTGAGCAGCTCCAGCCAGTACAGCTATGATACCTTCAATGCCTACGGGGGGCGGAGAACCCATGCCCCTATGCTTAATCaggcgcaacagcagcagcgtcCCCATTACGGCAGCTGCTACTCCATGATCGAGCGGGATCCCAATCCGCGGTACATTAGCACCACCTCAAGAAGGGGCGTCAGTCCGGCACCAACACCAACATCACCACAAGCTGCTCCACAGGTGCCTCCACCGGCCTACGACCGTCAGCAGAGGAGGTCCTCGCTGCCCAGGGAGCTGCACGAGCAGCAGCTGAAGTACATACTCtccaaggaggaggagctcaAGTTCGAGGTGGAGCGACTGCAGCAGGAACGACGTCGCCTGATGGAGGAGATGCAGAGGGCGCCAGTGCTGCCGGCCCCCCAGAGGAGGGAGAGCTACAGGCCAGCCGCCAAGCTGCCCACGCTGAGCGAGGACGAGGTGTTCCGCCAGCAGATGGCCGAGGAGTGGATGAACAAGGTGGCCGAGCGAGAGGAGCGGCGGCAGCACAAGATCATACGCATATCCAAGATCGAGGACGAGCAGGATCACTCCACGGTGGACAGGGCGACCATCAGCGATGAGTTCCTTGACCGCGTGAAGGAGCGGCGCCACAAGTTGGCCATGCCGGCGGACAGTGACTGGGAGAGTGGGGCGGAATCGCAGCCCCAGCCAGCCGTTCAGTCGCAACCGGAATCGGATGTGGAGGCGCCACCCATCCGCATACTCGAGGGGCAGGCCGAGGCCAATCTCCGCCAGTTGCCACGTCACCTGCGGGAGTTCGCCAAGTTCTCCACCAGCGAACAGCTGCCGAATGGCGGCCAGATGGAGCGGCACGAGGAGCAGGAACGCCGGGAGGAGGCCACCGACAACTCGCACAGCAGTGCCACCAAGAAGACGAGCATCGTGAAGACGTACAAGGTTTCCCGGCTGCCGCCTTCCGTCCAGG ACAGAGCCACCGCAACCGAGGAGGCGAACTCGACAGCGGGAATGGGTGTCCGGCTGCGACCACGCCCACCCAAGCAGACGCGCTTCCTCCTCAACgcccagcagctgcagcagcagaggCAGCGGCGCAGCTGGTCGGAAAGCGATCTTCTCAAGGAGATCGACAGCGAACTGCAGCTGGCCAAGGGCTTCCTCTACGCGAATG TCTACAAAGTGAAGCACGAGTATATGAGCGAACCGGAGACGGGCAGCGATCGTCCGAGGAAAATGGCACAGTTAGGGCGAAGGCAGTACGACGGCATCGGTCCGGTGACCAACGATGGAATGCCCATCATCCTCAGATCG GAGGTCCAGGAGCCGCATCAGCATGAGTGGTACAAGCGTCTGTATCAGACGATTCACAAGCAGAAGAACGGCG ATGAATTCGTGATTCGCTACAAGTGTCCCAGAG CCCGTCCGTCGTACAAGAGCAACGGCTACGTCTCAGAGCCAGAACCCAACTACGATTCCGATTACTCAACGGTGAGGTATCGCACCCAGAATCCGCACCGCGTGCAGTCCGTCTCCTCGGCTGTCAATGTGCGCAACCTCAACCAGGACGAAAA GTTGTATGGTACTATGCCAAATCCCATAAAGTCAGCGCAGAATTCGTATAAAAATCAGCCAGGTCGCATCGAGAACTATACGACAGGTCATTCGTCTGTTTccgaaaaggaaaagaagGAG AACCTAGAACAATCGAAACTATCACCGTTGTACACTGAAGGTAATTTGTCCAG AGCTTTGGCCAAGGAATCCGGTTATACCAGCGACTCGAACCTGGTCTTCCGAAAGAAGGAGGTACCCGTGAGCAGTCCCCTCAGTCCCGTCGAGCAAAAGCAGGCCTACAAGAGTCTCCAGGCAGGCGGAGAACCTCCACTGCTAGGCTTCCGCAAACCAGCGCCCGAGAAGCCCCGTG ATCTCGACCCGAACGCGCCCCCCATTCCCCCCCAGCCGCCGGTCAAGGGTCACACCCTCTACGATTTCCCGTACAACACCGACACCGTCGACGGATCAG ACGTGAACATCCACTTCAAGACCCCGATCAGGCATGAGCAGCGCCAGAACGTGCCGGAGGAGGAACTAGCCATTCGCCAAGCGGAGCACATGCAGAAGCTCTACCACGAGGAGCGCCGTCGCAAGTATCTACAGGAGCTGCAGGACATGAACTCGCGCCGCCACACGGACAACTTCACGCCGTCGCAGAAGTCGCCCATCGCCCTCAATCGCTACGATGACTTCCCCACGGACGTGACCCTCAAGTCGCTGGTGGGTCCCAAGACGGTGGCCCGGGCACTCTTCAACTTCCAGGGACAGAGCTCCAA GGAGCTTTCGTTCCGAAAGGGCGACACCATCTACATCAGGCGGCAGATCGATGCCAATTGGTACGAGGGCGAGCACAATGCCATGATTGGACTGCTCCCAGCCAGTTATGTTGAG ATTGTCAGTCGAGATGGCGCCCGTACCCCATCCAAGCGGCCATCGGAAGGCCAGGCCCGTGCCAAATACAACTTCCAGGCCCAATCGGGCATCGAACTCTCTTTGAACAAGGGCGAATTGGTAACATTGACACGCCGAGTGGACGGAAACTGGTTCGAGGGCAAGATTGCCAACAGGAAGGGCATCTTCCCGTGCTCCTATGTGGAA GTACTCACGGATATTGGTGCTGAGGACATAGCGGCCCGGACTACGACCGTGATCACCACCCAAAGCACGACAAATCTGCGGCCCAATCTCGACGTGCTGCGCACAAACATCAACAATGAGTTCAACACGCTCACGCAAAATGGAGCCCAGCCACCGAATGGAATCCTCAAGGAAACGCGGACGCTCCACAAGACGGACGCCCTCCACGTGGACACCAGTTCCGAGCCATTGGC GTATCGAGCCCTGTACAAGTACCGGCCCCAGAACTCCGACGAACTGGAACTGCTCGAGGGAGATGTGGTCCATGTGCTAGAGAAGTGCGACGACGGATGGTTCGTGGGCACCTCACAGAGGACCGGCTGCTTCGGCACATTCCCCGGCAACTACGTGGAACGGGCCTAG